From one Pempheris klunzingeri isolate RE-2024b chromosome 5, fPemKlu1.hap1, whole genome shotgun sequence genomic stretch:
- the fads2 gene encoding acyl-CoA 6-desaturase translates to MGGGGQLTEQGEPGSGRAGGVYTWEEVQRHCSRNDQWLVIDRKIYNTTQWAKRHPGGFRVISHYAGEDATEAFTAFHPDLKFAQKFLKPLLIGELAATEPNQDRNKNAAVIQDFHTLRVQAEKEGLFRAQPLFFCLHLGHILLLEALAWLMIWYWGTSWMLTFLCTLMLATAQTQAGWLQHDFGHLSVFKKSSWNHMLHKFVIGHLKGASANWWNHRHFQHHAKPNIFSKDPDVNMLHIFVVGATQPVEYGIKKIKYMPYNLQHQYFLLVGPPLLIPVYFHIQIIRTMISRHDWVDLAWSMSYYLRYLCFYTPLYGLFGSLALISFVRFLESHWFVWVTQMNHLPMDIDHEKHQDWLTMQLQATCNIEKSFFNDWFSGHLNFQIEHHLFPTMPRHNYHLVAPLVHALCEKHGIPYQVKTMWQGVADVIRSLKNSGDLWLDAYLHK, encoded by the exons ATGGGAGGTGGAGGCCAGCTGACGGAGCAAGGAGAGCCAGGCAGCGGGCGAGCTGGTGGGGTTTACACCTGGGAGGAGGTGCAGAGACACTGCAGCAGGAATGACCAGTGGCTGGTCATTGATCGAAAGAtttacaacacaacacagtggGCCAAAAGACACCCGGGAGGGTTCAGGGTCATCAGCCACTATGCTGGAGAGGATGCCACG GAGGCGTTCACGGCTTTTCACCCTGATTTAAAGTTTGCACAAAAGTTTCTGAAGCCCCTGCTGATCGGAGAGCTGGCAGCGACAGAGCCCAACCAGGACCGGAACAAAAAT GCAGCAGTCATACAGGATTTTCACACCTTACGTGTGCAGGCGGAGAAAGAGGGTCTGTTTCGAGCTCAGCCTTTGTTCTTCTGCCTCCACCTGGGTCACATCCTTCTGCTGGAGGCCCTCGCCTGGCTGATGATCTGGTACTGGGGAACTAGCTGGATGCTGACGTTTCTGTGCACGCTCATGCTAGCAACTGCACAG ACGCAGGCTGGATGGCTGCAGCACGACTTTGGCCACCTGTCTGTTTTCAAGAAGTCCAGCTGGAATCACATGTTGCACAAGTTTGTCATTGGCCATTTAAAG GGAGCCTCTGCCAACTGGTGGAATCATCGGCACTTCCAGCATCACGCCAAACCCAACATCTTCAGCAAGGACCCTGACGTAAACATGTTGCACATCTTCGTAGTCGGAGCCACTCAACCAGTGGAG TACGGCATAAAAAAGATCAAATACATGCCCTACAATCTCCAACACCAGTACTTCCTTCTTG ttGGACCACCACTGCTCATTCCAGTTTACTTCCACATTCAGATAATTCGCACCATGATTTCCCGCCACGACTGGGTG GATCTGGCCTGGTCCATGTCTTACTACCTTCGCTACCTGTGCTTTTATACACCCCTGTATGGCCTGTTTGGCTCGCTGGCACTCATCAGCTTCGTCAG GTTTTTGGAGAGTCACTGGTTTGTGTGGGTGACTCAGATGAATCATCTGCCGATGGACATCGACCACGAGAAGCACCAGGACTGGCTGACCATGCAG CTACAGGCCACCTGTAACATTGAGAAGTCCTTCTTCAACGACTGGTTCAGCGGACACCTCAACTTTCAGATCGAACACCA CTTGTTTCCCACAATGCCGCGCCACAACTACCACCTGGTGGCCCCACTGGTCCATGC